One window from the genome of Betaproteobacteria bacterium encodes:
- a CDS encoding IS1595 family transposase — MSQALFSLPRFTDDDAAREHLEALRWPNGAVCPHCGGTERNSRLAGESHRAGLWFCGDCRSQFTVTVGTVFERSKVPLHKWVLATHLICSSKKGMSAHQLHRTLGVTYKTAWFMAHRIREAMGDDAPAPLCGSGAPVEVDETYWGNKKRKGAFKATGSRGAGPHHQMKVVSLIERGGKARSFQFQTIHGGVLRETLRKHITASATVHTDESSFYKPLHRIFAKHETVSHRRGEYSRDGVTTNSVEGFFSILKRGLVGTFHHVGEQHLFRYMKEFDFRYNTRTALGVTDDHRTDEALKGISGKRLTYRRANAQA, encoded by the coding sequence ATGTCACAAGCCCTGTTTTCCCTGCCCCGGTTCACCGACGACGACGCGGCCCGCGAGCATCTTGAAGCGCTTCGCTGGCCCAATGGCGCGGTCTGCCCACATTGCGGCGGCACGGAGCGCAATTCTCGGCTTGCGGGAGAATCCCACCGCGCCGGTCTGTGGTTCTGTGGCGACTGCCGCAGCCAGTTCACGGTGACGGTCGGGACGGTTTTCGAGCGTTCCAAGGTTCCGCTGCACAAGTGGGTTCTGGCGACGCACCTTATTTGCTCGTCCAAGAAGGGAATGAGCGCGCACCAACTGCACCGCACCCTTGGCGTGACCTACAAGACGGCGTGGTTCATGGCGCACCGCATCCGCGAGGCGATGGGCGACGATGCGCCCGCGCCCCTTTGCGGCTCTGGTGCGCCTGTCGAAGTGGACGAGACCTATTGGGGCAACAAGAAGCGCAAAGGCGCCTTCAAGGCTACCGGCTCGCGCGGCGCTGGCCCGCACCACCAGATGAAGGTTGTTTCTCTGATCGAGCGTGGTGGCAAAGCACGCTCCTTCCAGTTTCAGACGATTCACGGCGGCGTGCTGCGCGAGACCCTCCGCAAGCACATCACTGCATCTGCAACCGTCCACACTGACGAGAGCAGCTTCTACAAGCCGCTTCATCGCATCTTCGCCAAGCATGAAACTGTGAGCCATCGCAGGGGCGAATACTCGCGCGATGGCGTCACGACGAACTCTGTCGAGGGCTTCTTCTCGATTCTCAAGCGCGGGCTGGTCGGAACGTTCCACCATGTTGGCGAGCAACACCTGTTCCGCTACATGAAGGAATTTGATTTCCGCTACAACACGCGCACCGCGCTTGGCGTGACGGACGACCATCGCACCGACGAAGCGCTCAAGGGCATCAGCGGAAAGCGTCTGACATATCGGCGGGCTAACGCGCAAGCGTAA